In Niallia sp. FSL W8-0635, one genomic interval encodes:
- a CDS encoding FAD-dependent oxidoreductase: MANNTNYNDKLPPNAESYWTDTIHLPEYPCLEDDMQVDVVIVGGGITGITSAYLLVNAGLKVALIEANKLLNGTTGHTTAKITAQHDLIYDELIRYAGKDMARLYYEANTDALKFIHETVNKHQIDCDFTHQDAYVYSTTEEYARKLEKEAEAYEELLIEGKLINKLPFDLEIYNALVMKNQAQFHPLKYLAHLTKIITEKEGYIFENTTAVNIETGEHPAVLTREGSRITAKYVLACSHFPFYEGAGLYSTRMHADRSYIIAAKVKKDYPGGMYISADEPKRSLRYATINGEEMILISGESHKTGQGGETLKHYEALETFGQQVFGIENITYRWSAQDLTTLDKIPYIGEITSGQKNILIATGYRKWGMTNGTAAALLFRDIILGNKNKYQKLYSPFRFNLNPSLKNFFMQNANVVSHLIKGKLEIPQNDINNLSHDEGAVIDINGHRKGAYRDKEGTLHIVDTTCTHMGCEVAWNDGERSWDCPCHGSRFSYTGEVLEGPAEKPLQKYDYKMFDNLTSEDSGY, translated from the coding sequence GTGGCTAACAACACTAATTACAATGACAAATTACCACCTAACGCCGAATCTTATTGGACAGACACTATTCATTTACCAGAGTACCCCTGCCTTGAGGATGACATGCAAGTTGATGTGGTTATTGTAGGTGGTGGAATTACAGGCATTACTTCCGCCTATCTGTTGGTGAATGCAGGTCTGAAAGTTGCTCTTATTGAAGCAAACAAATTACTGAACGGAACAACGGGACATACCACAGCTAAAATCACTGCCCAGCACGATTTAATTTATGATGAATTAATCCGCTATGCCGGGAAAGACATGGCAAGATTATATTACGAGGCGAACACTGATGCTTTAAAATTTATTCATGAAACGGTCAATAAGCATCAAATTGATTGTGATTTCACTCATCAAGATGCCTATGTCTATTCCACAACAGAAGAATATGCGCGTAAACTAGAAAAAGAAGCAGAAGCCTATGAGGAACTTCTTATTGAAGGCAAACTCATAAACAAACTTCCTTTCGATTTAGAAATATATAATGCACTTGTTATGAAAAATCAAGCTCAATTCCATCCACTTAAATACTTGGCTCATCTTACAAAAATAATCACCGAAAAAGAAGGATACATCTTTGAAAATACAACAGCTGTAAATATCGAGACTGGCGAACACCCAGCAGTTCTTACCCGGGAAGGATCACGAATTACAGCGAAATATGTTCTTGCCTGTTCTCATTTCCCTTTTTATGAAGGTGCTGGACTTTATTCTACAAGAATGCACGCAGACCGTTCCTATATTATTGCTGCAAAGGTTAAAAAAGACTATCCAGGTGGTATGTATATTAGTGCAGATGAGCCGAAAAGATCTCTCCGCTATGCAACAATCAATGGGGAAGAAATGATTCTCATTTCTGGAGAAAGTCATAAAACAGGACAAGGCGGAGAAACACTGAAGCATTACGAGGCCTTAGAGACTTTCGGTCAACAAGTATTCGGAATTGAAAATATTACCTACCGGTGGTCAGCTCAAGATCTAACTACACTAGATAAGATTCCTTACATTGGCGAAATTACTTCCGGCCAAAAAAATATACTAATTGCCACTGGATACCGGAAATGGGGAATGACAAATGGAACTGCAGCTGCGCTTTTATTCCGAGATATCATACTTGGTAATAAGAACAAGTACCAGAAATTGTATTCTCCTTTCCGTTTCAATTTGAATCCAAGTCTAAAAAATTTCTTCATGCAAAATGCGAACGTTGTTAGTCACCTAATTAAAGGTAAGTTAGAAATTCCTCAGAACGATATCAATAATCTATCCCATGATGAGGGGGCTGTTATTGACATTAATGGGCACAGAAAAGGTGCATATAGAGATAAAGAAGGTACGCTTCATATTGTCGATACAACTTGTACTCACATGGGGTGTGAAGTTGCATGGAATGATGGTGAACGATCTTGGGATTGCCCGTGCCACGGTTCAAGATTCTCGTATACAGGGGAAGTGCTGGAAGGACCAGCTGAAAAGCCGTTACAAAAATATGATTATAAAATGTTCGATAACCTTACCTCAGAAGACTCCGGGTATTAA
- a CDS encoding LysR family transcriptional regulator, which produces MTPQQLRYIVEISKHNSISQAASALFVTQPSISKAVRELETELEITILDRTNKGVVFTKEGTELLFHAKKLLEQMEFVVDHFNKAKKVNLTKFSISSQHYGFAIEAVAKFMEYFAEQKYELSIREGKTTDVIDDVYTGRSLLGIVSLTDLNKHFFKRYFTTKLLTFTPLATLKQHVFLRKEHPLAHLESINLEQLRDYPYLTYQQDDMLLHFAEETLSVDNMEKLVYLKDRGAMNNLLSNTDSYNLGTGCIVNNYMNSNIISIPLEEGTPIQVGLVKRNDVFLSEEVLVYIDYLKIALEKSLPKEL; this is translated from the coding sequence TTGACTCCCCAACAACTTCGATACATAGTGGAAATTTCCAAGCATAATTCTATCAGTCAAGCTGCTTCCGCACTTTTCGTAACACAGCCGAGTATCAGCAAAGCAGTGCGGGAACTCGAAACAGAGTTAGAGATTACTATTTTAGATAGAACGAATAAGGGGGTCGTCTTTACAAAAGAAGGGACAGAGCTATTATTTCACGCAAAAAAATTGCTAGAGCAAATGGAGTTTGTTGTTGATCATTTTAACAAAGCGAAGAAAGTAAACTTAACAAAGTTTTCTATTTCCTCTCAACACTATGGTTTTGCGATAGAAGCTGTTGCAAAATTCATGGAGTATTTTGCAGAGCAGAAATATGAACTGTCGATTCGTGAGGGGAAGACAACAGATGTAATTGATGACGTGTATACAGGAAGAAGTTTGCTTGGAATCGTATCTCTGACCGATTTAAACAAGCATTTTTTCAAACGTTATTTCACCACAAAGTTACTAACGTTTACTCCCCTTGCTACATTGAAACAGCACGTCTTTCTACGAAAAGAGCACCCTCTGGCTCATTTGGAAAGTATAAACTTGGAGCAGTTAAGAGACTATCCTTATCTAACCTATCAGCAAGACGACATGTTGCTGCATTTTGCTGAAGAAACGCTGAGTGTAGATAATATGGAGAAATTAGTCTATCTCAAGGACAGAGGAGCAATGAATAATCTCTTATCTAATACAGATAGCTATAATTTGGGAACAGGCTGTATCGTAAATAATTACATGAACTCTAATATTATCTCTATTCCATTGGAAGAAGGCACGCCAATTCAAGTGGGCTTGGTGAAACGAAACGATGTATTTTTATCTGAAGAGGTTCTAGTATATATTGATTACTTAAAAATAGCTTTGGAAAAATCGTTACCGAAGGAACTGTGA
- a CDS encoding YndM family protein yields the protein MKHVKAFAIKFISTLVLLSLILMVLFKLPFTNVFMITVVLGVLAYVIGDLFILPRTNNLVATLSDFGLAFFVLWLMSENFTYRGNTVMMSLIASLGVLIFEYFFHKYLIQNFIQEAKSNPRQEKLQFQTEMAEEFHPSKKTDNDES from the coding sequence ATGAAACATGTTAAAGCTTTTGCGATAAAGTTTATTTCAACACTTGTCCTATTATCGTTAATTTTAATGGTTCTATTTAAATTGCCATTTACAAATGTCTTCATGATTACGGTTGTATTAGGAGTTTTAGCATACGTTATTGGAGATTTATTTATTCTTCCGCGAACCAATAATCTAGTTGCTACCCTTTCAGATTTTGGATTAGCCTTCTTCGTTTTATGGCTAATGAGTGAAAATTTCACATACAGAGGAAATACGGTTATGATGTCGTTAATTGCCTCTTTAGGAGTTTTAATTTTTGAATACTTCTTTCATAAGTACCTTATTCAAAACTTTATACAGGAAGCGAAATCCAATCCACGACAGGAAAAACTTCAGTTTCAAACCGAAATGGCCGAAGAATTTCATCCAAGCAAAAAAACAGATAATGATGAATCTTAG
- a CDS encoding ECF transporter S component, protein MFATEQNKTRILVLNALFITLTFLATMFINIRLPLMGNGGLIHLGNVPFLIAAFIFGKKSGAIVGAFGMALFDIMSGWTLWAPFTFVIVGTMGYIAGLIVEKMPGKKSLVYILAVAVAMIIKVVGYYFTEVILYGNWILPFGSVPGNIMQLVIAGIIVVPLTKGFKQRIVRTQ, encoded by the coding sequence ATGTTTGCGACTGAACAAAACAAAACGAGAATCCTGGTTCTCAATGCACTATTTATTACTTTAACGTTTCTTGCAACAATGTTTATTAACATCAGGCTGCCATTGATGGGAAATGGGGGACTAATCCATTTGGGTAACGTGCCGTTTTTGATTGCTGCATTTATTTTTGGCAAGAAATCAGGTGCGATTGTAGGAGCTTTTGGAATGGCTTTATTTGATATAATGTCAGGATGGACATTATGGGCTCCGTTCACATTTGTTATCGTTGGTACTATGGGGTATATAGCTGGACTTATTGTGGAAAAGATGCCTGGCAAAAAATCTCTTGTATATATACTGGCAGTTGCTGTTGCCATGATTATCAAAGTTGTCGGCTACTATTTTACAGAAGTAATCCTTTATGGAAACTGGATCCTGCCATTCGGCTCCGTCCCAGGTAATATCATGCAACTAGTCATCGCCGGTATTATCGTTGTGCCACTAACAAAAGGGTTTAAGCAAAGAATTGTGCGTACTCAATAA
- the pdxR gene encoding MocR-like pyridoxine biosynthesis transcription factor PdxR: MDMLMFALNKNTTKPLYEQLYMGIKSAILSQQIEVGTQLPSKKKLADFLNISQTTIEVAYAQLVAEGFIVSKPRIGFFVEDINELPYIETEHIELPIEDTEKKMIQFDFHPGKIDTDSFPFSQWRKYAKNLYDSSSKELLQIGEPQGEYTLRTEIAKYLYQSRGIVCKPEQIVIGSGTEQLFPMILRLLENDSTLALENPGYSASPRIQLQNKAIPIPVDEDGLIVEQLEKTNANVVYITPSHQFPTGAVLSATRRTQLMQWAAKSKNRYIIEDDYDSEFRYTGKPIPALHGMDQNDKVIYLSTFTKSLMPSLRLAYFLLPTTLLKKYKETFSYYSATVPRFDQHIVASFMKDGYFSKHLNRMRKIYRKKLDKLTHIFKTDYPEVIITGDQAGMHILISLPLQKSENELKAIAAKSHISIYPLSDYLLKPIKYKHPTFLLGFGGIPLEKIEESIHQLMQCWEMAK, translated from the coding sequence ATGGATATGCTTATGTTTGCATTGAATAAAAACACAACAAAACCCTTGTATGAGCAGCTTTATATGGGGATCAAATCTGCTATTTTGAGTCAACAAATCGAAGTTGGGACGCAACTTCCCTCCAAAAAAAAATTGGCCGATTTTTTAAACATCAGCCAAACAACGATTGAAGTGGCATATGCGCAGCTGGTTGCAGAGGGCTTTATTGTATCAAAACCGCGGATTGGATTTTTTGTAGAGGATATAAATGAATTACCTTATATTGAAACAGAACATATTGAGTTGCCTATAGAGGATACGGAGAAGAAAATGATTCAATTTGACTTTCACCCTGGAAAAATTGATACAGACTCCTTTCCTTTTTCACAGTGGAGAAAGTATGCAAAAAATTTATATGATAGCTCGTCGAAGGAGTTGTTACAGATTGGAGAACCCCAAGGAGAATACACTTTACGGACGGAAATAGCCAAATATCTATATCAATCGCGTGGGATTGTGTGTAAACCGGAGCAAATTGTAATTGGTTCAGGAACAGAACAACTCTTTCCCATGATTTTAAGGTTGCTTGAGAATGATTCAACCTTAGCCCTTGAAAATCCTGGCTATTCAGCAAGCCCTAGAATTCAACTGCAAAATAAGGCGATCCCTATCCCAGTTGATGAAGATGGATTGATAGTGGAACAACTTGAAAAAACAAATGCCAATGTGGTCTACATTACGCCTTCTCATCAATTTCCGACAGGTGCCGTTCTTTCTGCCACAAGAAGAACACAGTTAATGCAGTGGGCAGCAAAAAGTAAAAATCGCTATATCATTGAAGACGATTATGACAGCGAGTTTCGTTACACTGGTAAACCCATTCCCGCCTTACACGGGATGGACCAAAACGATAAGGTGATTTATCTAAGTACATTCACCAAGTCATTAATGCCCTCATTGCGACTGGCCTATTTTCTTTTACCAACAACCTTGCTGAAAAAATATAAGGAAACATTCAGTTATTATTCAGCAACTGTTCCAAGATTTGACCAGCATATAGTAGCCAGCTTCATGAAAGACGGTTATTTTTCAAAACACTTAAACCGTATGCGGAAAATTTATCGCAAGAAACTTGATAAACTGACCCATATCTTTAAAACAGATTATCCTGAAGTCATCATCACTGGAGATCAAGCCGGAATGCATATTTTAATTTCCCTTCCGCTGCAAAAAAGTGAAAATGAGTTAAAAGCCATCGCAGCCAAAAGCCATATCTCCATTTATCCTTTAAGCGATTATCTGTTAAAACCCATAAAATATAAGCATCCAACATTCCTGTTAGGATTCGGAGGCATCCCATTAGAGAAAATCGAGGAAAGCATTCACCAATTAATGCAATGCTGGGAAATGGCAAAATAG
- a CDS encoding SE1832 family protein — protein MNKKDIEYKILELKNEYLQVQDNLEKLEYVNGNIRPLENRLSKIEEELKSLNDILNKL, from the coding sequence ATGAATAAAAAAGACATTGAATATAAAATATTAGAATTAAAGAACGAATATTTACAGGTTCAAGATAATTTAGAAAAATTGGAGTATGTAAATGGTAATATACGACCTTTAGAAAATAGGCTTTCTAAGATTGAAGAAGAACTGAAATCTCTTAATGATATTCTAAATAAACTTTAG
- a CDS encoding general stress protein: protein MKGMVERRLSYLYTGELTSVIVFVFVSYLFNYAFPNLRMYSLYSFWASFILLEFLLIQGTIFWYAKLKRLRKENTSITPIKIVRQLYRFKRLNIMMIIVTIIAFVFDFIKWYPLLPIGGLSIALLIYAFAILEFINYFYIQLSYGKISDIRHLLKSRKWKKSCLNKDFRRLL, encoded by the coding sequence TTGAAGGGAATGGTAGAAAGAAGGCTATCTTATTTATATACAGGAGAATTAACTTCAGTCATCGTTTTTGTTTTTGTCAGTTATCTATTTAATTATGCATTTCCAAATCTGCGAATGTATTCGCTATATTCCTTTTGGGCATCATTCATCCTTTTAGAATTTCTTCTAATACAAGGAACCATTTTTTGGTATGCAAAATTAAAAAGACTGCGAAAGGAGAATACGTCCATAACACCAATTAAGATCGTTCGACAGTTGTATCGTTTTAAAAGGCTAAACATAATGATGATTATCGTCACAATCATTGCATTTGTTTTTGATTTTATTAAATGGTATCCGTTGCTGCCAATAGGTGGGTTATCTATTGCATTATTGATTTATGCTTTTGCAATTTTAGAGTTTATTAACTATTTTTATATTCAACTCTCATACGGTAAAATCTCTGATATTAGACATTTGTTAAAAAGTAGAAAATGGAAGAAATCCTGTTTGAATAAGGATTTCAGACGCTTATTATAG
- a CDS encoding DNA/RNA non-specific endonuclease yields MKKKMNYLLMILMTIYMVGCTNVEDTSNKNGETETQEVTTDNTNKNSEEETNTKDVEELVVEETPTQSKNELFKGYKLIEVDGGDLSGNRESSVVVDIGYGDREYWAFTNKYGQLVRVVADEIILQDDDSEPVLSSGRYYPDEAKVPGVESDVLDEGHIIADSLGGVSNAYNITPQDSTLNRHGDQAYMEEVIRSAGGATNFEAIITYPNTKTQIPSSYHYTYTINGNVITDSFENVNPDKVNESLGLTDSEPSDSSSTNTNDDISSIDTNGNGIVTIAEAKAAGFSMPITSDHWLYKYMRDNDNDGMVGE; encoded by the coding sequence ATGAAAAAGAAAATGAACTATTTACTCATGATTTTAATGACCATTTATATGGTTGGTTGTACTAATGTAGAAGATACGTCCAATAAAAATGGAGAAACAGAAACACAAGAAGTAACCACTGATAATACAAATAAAAATAGCGAAGAAGAAACTAACACTAAGGATGTCGAAGAATTAGTAGTAGAGGAAACACCAACCCAATCAAAAAATGAACTGTTCAAAGGATACAAACTTATTGAAGTGGATGGTGGGGATTTGTCTGGAAATCGTGAATCTAGCGTCGTGGTGGACATTGGATATGGGGACCGTGAATACTGGGCATTTACGAATAAATATGGGCAATTAGTACGTGTTGTTGCTGATGAAATCATTCTACAAGATGACGATAGCGAACCTGTATTATCGTCTGGCAGATATTACCCAGATGAGGCAAAGGTTCCTGGTGTCGAAAGTGACGTTTTAGATGAAGGACATATCATTGCTGATTCTCTCGGAGGGGTATCGAATGCTTATAATATTACTCCACAAGATAGCACGCTCAACCGACATGGTGATCAAGCTTATATGGAAGAAGTTATCCGCAGTGCAGGTGGAGCCACAAATTTTGAAGCAATTATCACTTATCCGAATACGAAAACGCAGATTCCTTCCAGTTATCATTATACCTATACAATAAACGGAAATGTCATTACAGATTCATTTGAAAATGTGAACCCTGATAAAGTAAACGAATCACTTGGTTTAACAGATAGTGAGCCTTCCGATTCAAGTAGTACAAACACAAACGATGATATTTCTAGTATTGATACAAATGGAAATGGTATCGTGACAATTGCAGAAGCAAAAGCAGCCGGTTTCAGTATGCCAATAACAAGTGATCATTGGTTGTACAAATATATGCGCGATAATGATAACGACGGTATGGTAGGGGAGTAA